The following nucleotide sequence is from Mangifera indica cultivar Alphonso chromosome 17, CATAS_Mindica_2.1, whole genome shotgun sequence.
ACTAAGAAGTCCTCCCAGAACAAATGATCTGGTTTCAACAGCTTGTTCTTGATCTAGTCCTCAGCTTCAGCTCGCTCTAATATGTCAATATTAGGCTTGCAATCGCTTACTAATCTCAAGAGCATCCGAACGGGTACAGCCAAGCAATAAGCCCACCAGTCACTTTGTTTCCTACAAGACCCTTTAATTGCATCTCACGGAAGAGGCTTAAGGCTTCCTCATACTTTGTATCCTCAACCTCCCATTTTATCAATACATTTCAGCAGtataagtttttttattctaaatcaTCCTGTCGAATAAATCCTTAGCAAGTTAGACGCAACCGCACTTTGAATAAGTAGTCATTAAAGCTGTAATGAGGACCTCGTGGAACCAAAACCATTCTCGTCAATATTTCCTAAATCCCCTGCTCTTACAGACGCAGTCAAAACGTTAAACAAAGTAATGTCATTAAGGCTTCACTTCACATTCCTGAAACCACATTTTTATCATCCATTGTGCAGAACACTGTCAGTTGAAACCAAACCCTAGACCTGACAAACAGGGGGTCCAGCTGGGTCAAAACAGGTGTGGGTAAAATAGATACAGGTTCTATTATACGGGtgatgatttttaaaactcatatcCGATCATACGAGTATAAATTGACTCACGAGTtacttattaatattaattttttacttttttaaaattattttaatatatttattttataatttttaatatttttctgttcaagtatataaataatctatggagaaacaaaaatttaactcaaatttatataaaactgttttatataaatttaaagaattttatcattgaaatatttctaataaagtgtttattattaaattttttaaattatttttaatacaataaattatttaattttaaaataaatttgagttgaaatcatattaagagaaagaaaaatatataaaatttatgtttgatatattataaattcgatattgaagagaaggaaaaagcttaataaaaaaataataaataatccgTACATATATCTGATCCgtccataaaaattaattttttatagatgTAAATATAAGAATCTAAAATCTATACCCGTTTTTAAGCCGTTTTAAGCGAATCACTCACAATTACATGGATGAGCAACCCCGTTTTGTTAGGTCTACCGAACACCcacttaatataatataaaatgggTCTGAATCAAGCCTCACTCTCATCATCCACCTCATTGCTTTCAAATGACTAAATTGATTAGTGCTCAGATTACAGTGATtaggtattttaattaattaacagcCGAACCAGCTACTCACCATTTCGACAAATCAAGTACGTCAACcatgtaaaaaaatattcaaatttgtcCATCTTTCTCACCGTCCACTTCTCCGACCATGACAGCATGCCTCGTCGGACCGTTTGTCTATACACAAATGTTTGTACGCTGCATTCATTTACAAGTGCCTAAATCATATATAAGTGAATaataaaaacagtaaaattataaatataattttcgtatataaataatatgttatcacgtgattaactgttaatttatctttaatttttaaccatctaatcatataatgatatattattatttatgtataaaacattactcaaataaAAATGGATTGAAACAAAGTGAACATAATTGTCATTTATGGTGTATacaaatgttttttaataataattaatatatctatTCATACAAaagtttaaatcataaaaaatttatacgaTAACAAAATTAGTagtgtattaaaatttttaggaaaaatatatgaattcgAGTTTCCGAAAAAGTCacaataaactcaaaataaaccatacatacacataatatttttaacactAGTAAAATAATCCAAAGCTGGCTATGAAACAGGCTAATTCTAACACTGGTAACACAAAGCAGGCGATAAAACAGGCTAATTCTGCCCCTAGTAATCTAAAGCTGGCTGTAAAACAGGCTGATTCCGCCACCAGTAATCCAAAGCTGGCTATAAAACAGCCTAGGAACTGACTAATTGCTCAACGAAGTCTTGATTTTGCTCTAATCACATATGGACAATCATCAAAATGTAGCCACAAATGCAATCGGCTTTTGCCTTCTTCCCTCTGAGCTCATACAAAATATACTTCTACATCTGGCTTTACCAGAAATCATCGCCATGAAAGTAGTCAACAAGTCCATTGCTTCTGTTTTTTCTGATCAACACTTCGTTCGTCAATGCAATTTCCGATCAAAGTCAGCTACGTGGCTTTTTCTCTACAAGAAGCGTTGGAATTGCGACGCCATGCTTGAAGGGTTCTCCGATCAATCCACCCGCTGGTTCAAGATCTCCATTGCTGAGTTGTTGAAACCACTCGTTTCTCCAAGACAAAATCTCTACTTCTTGACTGCTAAtggaaatatttttcttttcatctgcAACACCTACCAGCAAGTTGTCGCAGTTAATCTCGTTAAGAGGACAGTTAGAAGAATCCCGGACAGTCCTCTAGGTCCACGTGGCACCTCTTCGTGGCGAAGATCCGGAATGAAATTAGTAACCCGGTTCGCGTCTGATCAATTTCGGTTTTTGTTTGCTGACTTGGTTGATAACCGTCCAGTTTTGTTCGAGTACAGCTCCGAAACGGACACATGGAAGTCTTCGGAAGCAAAGGAAATTCTCGACAATTTGCAAATTCCACATGTCGATAAAAGAGAGGATGATTATATTTTCGTCAACGCGACAAATGAACCTAATGAAAGTGTAGTGGTAGCCGTTGAATCAGAAAACAGCACTGCCCCGGTGATTGTACGACCGAGATTTAACGGAGGAGGAAGCTCAATGGAAAGGCTACACGTGTACGGTGATGGGCATATGATGATAGTAAGATCAAAGGGCGTTGAGAATGGGAGGGAGTTGAAAGGAATAGAATTATGGGGGTTGAATTTGagagaaaatggaaaagattGGGAGTACATTTCAACAGTCCCAAGTGAAATAATAAGGAAGATTAATAAGCCATATGGGTTTCTGATTGGATGCTTAGAGAAAGCAGATGGGGTAATTCAGATGGTATTATTGTTTAGTTACGAGTGTTTAAGAAGACTTATCTGGCTATCTTATGATGTAAATAAGAAAAAGTGGAGTTGGTGCCCAGTCCCTGATTGTAAAATGAAGGGCTTTAACATGGCGGGAATTGGTTTGGCACATGGCCTTACCCTGTCTTGATATATTGGGGCCTATCACAATTGTATTGTATCGGGTCACTCTTTATAGACTAATTCGACTACaccaaatgaaattttaaatctaattacTTGTCTTTTTGAACCTTATTATCgagttttaaaaagaaatttgtttcaaacgaatttaatttaaatgaatttaagtttgaacataaaaactaaatttttttaatttaatctcaaattttaagagtgtttaatttattaaatttataatttaaacaaattaaataaaataatattattttaattaatatgtattaaataatattattttaattattttttatataaatataatattaaatcaatattaaaacttaatttaaattttactcgaaccaaattcaaaaaattcgaatttaatttcgTTGAAATTGAATGGAACTCTTGCAGGTGGAATCAAATTCAGTCATGATGTGCATGAAACCAGGGCACAAAGGCCATGAAACGTGATAGTGTCAGCTAAAATTGAGGTGTCTCTCACAAACGCAGCATGTAATCTTTGGTCCCAACTCCCAATTCAACGCTTTCCCCAATGTGTCAGCATCTTTTTGGGGGTTACAAAACAATCCCAGATTCTATGTTATAAAAACTGGACCACATTAACACACTAAtctttttaaatcaaatccgataggttaatttaatttgttggatgaaaaataagtataaaatttgattagattaatataaaaaattaattttattattaatttgatcaaatttaaccaaattttgatttgattaaatttttagatttttcttaaattttaatttaataataaattaagttGATCGATTCTTTAATTGAATCAATCAAACTGATAAAATcataagcaaataaaataattattttgattattaacctagttttaaaaacattggtgTTAAGTAATTTGTAcactaaaaagaaaatttgatatataaaagcttataaattcaaatcttattttattaatatattaaaattaaaatttattaatttaataattaaaaattaattattaaaattaaattttattttatttaatataattgattttgtctCGTAAAATACCATTACCCTGTTATCTCCCTTGAAAAGCACAAGGGCGTTTTATACATTTTCAACAAAACTGTGATGGCCTCTTTTGGAGCAAGCATCTCTTGGTTGTCAAAATATGTACCACAGTCGAAAGAGAACGGAGGCCTATGCATTGCATTCAAACTTACTTTCTTCTAGGGCGAAAGCGAGATTATTTTCACCCCTTGATTTTGGAGacattttatcctttttaatTCAAGTGGTAAAACTGACCTATGAAAGGGTTGGTTGTCTTGTCAATTCATTTCACATATAAACACTGTAGAGACCCAAAAAACCCTAATGTAATgaacaaaattacctttttgcAATTTTTACCAATGCAGAAAATTTATCCATTCATGAGGAATTGGGGGTGGACACGTAAGtccaccttcttcttcttcttgtgaaAGATTTAATCATCTACGAAATTTAGACAAAGATTTGGGTAAATGAAATTGTAGATACtgtttaaaaaagttataagtAGGATTACGATGTCTTCtacataatgaaatatttatcttgtTATAGAAGTCGAGATGCAGGTAGATGTGGTACGTTGACGTACATTCTCTTAAAACAGTTTCTAACTTTGAGAAGGAAAGGGTGAATTggtaaattaaagaaaaatagagGGCAAAAACAATAGTTGATGGTACATATCACGACTGGTCCCCACATCTACTTCAGCTTCCTTTCACTCTTTTCTCCTCTCTTTCACTTGTCACTTTCCACTCCCCCTTTCTCTATGGCCGCGCAGGCGGCGCCATCAAAGTATTAGTGTAACCCATAATTTCAGCCCTTTCCATTTCCAAATCTGATCAAAATTCAAAACCAGCacttgtattttattattccaAATAATAAATGGGTACTTACGATTCAGCTACTTCCACTGGAAGCAGCAGTGGAAGCTCTTCCTGTTCGGCAACCAAACCACCCGCTGGCATCGATGGGTTACTTGCCGGAGCTGGTTACAAGGTTCGATCTTCCGAGCTCCGTCAGGTGGCTCAGAGCCTTGAACGACTTGAACCCGTCATGATCAACTCTCCCGCTGATATCTCCGTTCTCACCTCTGATACCGTCCATTACAATCCCTCCGATCTCGCCTCCTGGGTTGAGACTCTCTTATCCGAATTTAACCAGCCCGTCACTGTACCAACCGATCTACCGGAAATTCCCCATCTAATGGCTGGCTCCGACCCGGCGCCAAATCCAACGGTGGTGGATAATTACTTGGCCGACAGAATAATTCCGTCTCAACCGCATGAGCATAGTATTCCTCCGCAACAGCAGCAGTTGATGGTGGTTACAGCTATGGAAGAAGATTCTGGAATAAGACTGGTACATATGTTGTTGACTTGTGCAGAGTTAGTGCAACATGGAGAGCTGGCATTGGCTGGTTCCCTCTTTGAAGAAATGAAGGGCCTGCTAATTCATGTTAACACCGGCTGCGGAATCGGTAAAGTGGCTGGGTACTTCATCGACGCGTTGAGCCGCCGGATTGTCGGAGTCGGTGGCTCCGTCTGCAGTTCCACTTACGAACATGAGATTTTATATCATCACTTCTACGAGGCCTGTCCTTACTTAAAATTCGCTCATTTCACCGCTAATCAGGCGATTTTAGAAGCTTTCGACGGTCACGATTGTGTCCAcgttattgattttaatttgatgcaCGGTTTGCAATGGCCGGCATTGATTCAGGCATTGGCTTTGCGTCCAGGTGGGCCTCCCTTGTTACGTTTAACCGGCATTGGCCCACCGTCACCGGACGGGCGTGACTCTCTCAGAGAAATCGGCTTGCGGCTTGCGGAATTGGCGCGGTCCGTGAATATCAGGTTCGCTTTTCGTGGCGTTGCTGCTTCGCGCCTGGAGGATGTGAAGCCGTGGATGCTCCAGGTTAGCCCAAAGGAAGCCTTGGCGGTCAACTCAATCATGCAGCTGCATAAACTACTCCGTTCGGACCCCGTCCGGAATTCACCAATAGAAACGGTACTGGGTTGGATCCGAAGCTTGAACCCGAAAATCATGACAGTAGTTGAGCAAGAAGCGAATCATAACCAACCCGAATTCTTGGACCGGTTCACTACGGCTTTGTACTATTACTCAACCATGTTTGACTCACTGGCGGCTTGTTCGCTTCAGCCGGAGAAGGCCATGGCGGAGATTTATATACAGAGAGAGATATGTAACGTTCTGTGTTGCGAGGGAGCAGCTAGAGTGGAGAGGCACGAGCCACTGACAAGGTGGCGGACACGGCTTGCGGAAGCCGGTTTTAGGCCGTTACATCTGGGATCTAAAGCGTTTAGGCAAGCCAGTATGCTTCTCACGCTTTTCTCGGCGGTGGGATATCGGGTTGAGGAAAATGAAGGGTTTTTGACGCTGGGTTGGCACAACTGCCCTCTCATCGCGGCTTCGGCTTGGCAACTAAAGCCGGATCCCAACATTAATCAGCTCCTCAATTATAgtaataaataatgtaaatatgAATTATGCTCTTTGTATTTACCAGTCTTTTTTAAATCAGGCcagttattttattagtttactatttaaattattatatattttttaaatattttcaaatatttattatattttatatttataaaaatataattttaaatatatcaattaaacaattgatattttattatagatataaaaaaattatttttttttcaattcaataaatttatcaaatttaattagattttaaataaataaatatttttatataaattagattaaattataaattgactTATAACTCAATcgattaaattaaataattttatttaattttaaaaatatcgaTATTTACTCAACTTATCacgtaattaattaattttaataataaattttaatctgaGATGAAGGGTGGGATTGGGAATGGGAAGCTTTAGCCATCAGACAACGGAACATTGACATGTGACTGCAAAGTTAATCGGTAACGTCTGTAGCATCCTAACagatttctaaatttgaattcagaaGGGCGAATGTGAGTATCTGCAACAAGCCAAATAAAGACAATTAAGCAAACGGGACCCTTCACCGTAATAATAATGCGGTTCACGTAGAGGGATATGTTAGGagtaaattcgaattgaattgattcaattttgaaGAATTAGTTTCATTCAGTTTTGCTGGATTTGAaatcatttaattcaaatttgagataaatttgagttgaagttgacttatttttaaaacagaatcaaattcgaattaagAGAAGTTTTGGTTTGATTAtattcgaatttataattttaattagtattttaaatttgtggattgattcagtttgaatttataattcaaatcagtGTAAATTCATATTTCAAATAGTTCAAATATgtaaaccaaattaatttaaatttatgatttaaatcaatgattttatttattatttaaataaaataaaattattttttatttaaattaaaattatattatttttaattttaatttgatagtttagataaaacttaaattaaaattattttttatttgatttaaattaaaattaaaaatgatttaaatttaatttgatttactGTAATATATCGGGGACCCTGGCCTGGGCCTGTGTGACTGACTGTGGAGGGAGAAGAAGATTGAGGTGAACTGAAATGGATGTCGATTTCCACTGCTATTCTCTCCTTCTCCCCATCAACATCAAccgaagttttttttttaattataattaagagtttaattgaTCATAactgtaatttaaatttaattatttatgccATCAATCTAATATCCACAGTTTGAATTGACGTGATGTGCATTTTCTCACTGAGTGGGCCCGAGCCATTAACAAAAGTAGTACAAATGCTGGAACTGGGGACCATCTGATGCCGTACGTATTCACGTCTGAAATTCCTAACACGTGTTGAAAGAGACGTAGCCTGTCGCTCTCCCAAGTCAATTGTGACGAAGGGACagagataattaaaaattttaattataataaataaaaaagtctttaataaaaaaaaaaaaaatctttataattgATGATGGTAGAAAACGAAAATATACCCTCTTTCTTTACGCTCTCCTTGGTCAGGTTCGGttcc
It contains:
- the LOC123200366 gene encoding uncharacterized protein LOC123200366, with the protein product MDNHQNVATNAIGFCLLPSELIQNILLHLALPEIIAMKVVNKSIASVFSDQHFVRQCNFRSKSATWLFLYKKRWNCDAMLEGFSDQSTRWFKISIAELLKPLVSPRQNLYFLTANGNIFLFICNTYQQVVAVNLVKRTVRRIPDSPLGPRGTSSWRRSGMKLVTRFASDQFRFLFADLVDNRPVLFEYSSETDTWKSSEAKEILDNLQIPHVDKREDDYIFVNATNEPNESVVVAVESENSTAPVIVRPRFNGGGSSMERLHVYGDGHMMIVRSKGVENGRELKGIELWGLNLRENGKDWEYISTVPSEIIRKINKPYGFLIGCLEKADGVIQMVLLFSYECLRRLIWLSYDVNKKKWSWCPVPDCKMKGFNMAGIGLAHGLTLS
- the LOC123201102 gene encoding DELLA protein GAI1-like; the encoded protein is MGTYDSATSTGSSSGSSSCSATKPPAGIDGLLAGAGYKVRSSELRQVAQSLERLEPVMINSPADISVLTSDTVHYNPSDLASWVETLLSEFNQPVTVPTDLPEIPHLMAGSDPAPNPTVVDNYLADRIIPSQPHEHSIPPQQQQLMVVTAMEEDSGIRLVHMLLTCAELVQHGELALAGSLFEEMKGLLIHVNTGCGIGKVAGYFIDALSRRIVGVGGSVCSSTYEHEILYHHFYEACPYLKFAHFTANQAILEAFDGHDCVHVIDFNLMHGLQWPALIQALALRPGGPPLLRLTGIGPPSPDGRDSLREIGLRLAELARSVNIRFAFRGVAASRLEDVKPWMLQVSPKEALAVNSIMQLHKLLRSDPVRNSPIETVLGWIRSLNPKIMTVVEQEANHNQPEFLDRFTTALYYYSTMFDSLAACSLQPEKAMAEIYIQREICNVLCCEGAARVERHEPLTRWRTRLAEAGFRPLHLGSKAFRQASMLLTLFSAVGYRVEENEGFLTLGWHNCPLIAASAWQLKPDPNINQLLNYSNK